The following proteins are encoded in a genomic region of Triticum dicoccoides isolate Atlit2015 ecotype Zavitan chromosome 1B, WEW_v2.0, whole genome shotgun sequence:
- the LOC119301343 gene encoding defensin-like protein CAL1: MALSRRMAASALLLLVLLVATEMGATTTKVAEARDCLSQSFKFKGACLSSSNCAAVCHTENFPDGECHRQHLELKCFCKRPC, translated from the exons ATGGCACTCTCTCGTCGCATGGCCGCGTCCGCCCTCCTCCTGCTGGTCCTCCTCGTCGCCACAG AGATGGGGGCGACGACGACCAAGGTGGCGGAGGCGCGGGACTGCCTGTCGCAGAGCTTCAAGTTCAAGGGCGCGTGCCTCAGCAGCAGCAACTGCGCCGCCGTCTGCCACACCGAGAACTTCCCCGACGGCGAGTGCCACAGGCAGCACTTGGAGCTCAAGTGCTTCTGCAAGAGGCCCTGCTAG